From a single Oceanobacillus kimchii X50 genomic region:
- a CDS encoding NAD(P)H-dependent glycerol-3-phosphate dehydrogenase, giving the protein MKKVAVLGAGSWGTALAIVLADNGHEVRLWAHRKEHAETINDTHRNNKYLDVDIPKEITAFSDMHQTVSGVDAVVIVVPTKAIREVCSELNKWIDPKTTVIHATKGIEPVSLKRVSQMIEEEMDIHYEDVVVLSGPSHAEEVALRHPTTVTTSSINLEKAKHAQDLFSSDSFRVYTSDDILGIELGGALKNIIALGAGISDGLGYGDNAKAALITRGLAEIARLGTSLGANPLSFLGLSGVGDLIVTCTSVHSRNWRAGNLLGKGNQLDEVLEQMGMVVEGVRTVKAAHQFAKDQNVEMPITSGIHQVIFENKDPKDVVEQLMNRGKRDEMDDLAVLLKERYSE; this is encoded by the coding sequence ATGAAAAAAGTTGCTGTACTAGGTGCTGGAAGTTGGGGAACCGCACTTGCAATCGTATTGGCTGACAATGGCCATGAAGTTCGATTATGGGCACATCGGAAAGAACATGCCGAAACAATTAATGACACTCATCGAAATAATAAATATCTAGATGTGGATATTCCAAAGGAGATTACCGCTTTTAGCGATATGCATCAAACCGTTTCTGGAGTAGATGCAGTTGTAATTGTTGTCCCAACGAAAGCGATTCGAGAAGTATGTAGTGAATTGAATAAATGGATTGATCCAAAAACAACGGTTATTCATGCGACAAAAGGTATAGAACCTGTTAGTTTAAAAAGGGTCTCTCAGATGATAGAGGAAGAGATGGATATACATTATGAAGATGTTGTTGTATTATCTGGTCCAAGTCATGCTGAAGAAGTCGCATTAAGACATCCAACTACAGTTACTACTTCATCTATTAATCTAGAAAAAGCGAAACACGCACAAGATCTCTTCTCAAGTGATTCATTCCGTGTTTATACAAGCGATGATATTCTAGGTATAGAATTAGGTGGCGCACTAAAGAACATTATTGCACTAGGTGCAGGAATATCTGATGGCTTAGGTTATGGTGATAACGCGAAAGCAGCTCTAATTACAAGAGGACTGGCTGAAATTGCTCGGTTGGGTACATCATTAGGGGCAAATCCGTTAAGTTTCCTAGGGTTATCCGGCGTTGGAGATCTAATAGTTACTTGTACTAGTGTGCACAGTCGTAATTGGCGTGCAGGAAATCTATTGGGCAAAGGAAACCAGCTTGATGAAGTACTTGAGCAGATGGGCATGGTAGTTGAAGGTGTACGTACTGTTAAAGCTGCTCATCAATTTGCGAAAGATCAAAATGTTGAAATGCCAATTACAAGTGGTATTCATCAGGTTATATTTGAAAATAAAGATCCAAAAGATGTGGTTGAACAACTGATGAACAGAGGGAAACGAGACGAAATGGATGATTTAGCAGTACTACTAAAGGAAAGATATTCCGAATAA